A genomic window from Clostridium aceticum includes:
- a CDS encoding GH36-type glycosyl hydrolase domain-containing protein, with the protein MFLNTNNGKSEDHKNIYLKDILLTPEELEKHAKKIAKNHTVFHESRSLKHLVKRLDENFEQITFIYKSFNEALKHKQDLSPASEWLLDNFYKVEEQVKEVRQNLHKEKFLKLDTLNNGFLKGFPRTYAIALEFVAHTEGKLEEKLLMNYIESYQSQRVLKIAEIWSLSLMTRCALIENIRRISEKIYHNHIEWEKAEKVVGLSEKEILLAVKENIEIDGRGNASYVEHLLRVLRREGVETGEIITYLEKKLKDYNTSIKGLIEEEHREQAAKKIAIGNSITSLNVVATIDWNDIFESLSVVEEVLKDDPAGVYPKLDFDSRDYYRSHVEKIAKKLKEPETRVARKAVECSEDASQTYDGDKRKHVGFYLLDEGRKTLFESLGHAAEKDTFKNKPLSTYLLPISLITACILLAAIAYSLRFSTNVGVLILAGLVVLIPASDIAVTFTNWLLTHMFPPTLLPRIEYREGMTSEVATLVVVPTLLPNKERVKEIMSQLEVFYLANKEDHLYFALAGDYKDTDRMELPEDQGIIDAGIAAAEKLNKKYGKDIFYFFHRKREFCEKQKKWMGWERKRGALVELNELIKGSKETSYKIISGNTANLREIKYVITIDADTQLPIDAAKKLIGIASHPLHKPIVDEEKGIVVEGYGLIQPRIGVNIESTNTSFFTKVFAGQGGIDAYTVANSDVYQDLFGRGIFTGKGIYHIDTFTSVLEEAIPDHTVLSHDLLEGSYVRTGLATDFELIDNYPSKYSAYIMRLHRWVRGDWQLIRWLFPTVKNRRGETVKNPLSPLSKWQIVDNLRRSLVPIALLFLLALGMMVFPGAAIFWIGIGLLTIAFPLLISLYNYLREQHYKAINERLNADLIVGLKASLYQALLTLIFLPYQAYMMGDAIVRTLYRVYISKENLLEWVTAADVEKNLKNDQKSSIKRMQSSILIAGIVFLGTLYANPYYLVYAIPLGILWIAAPFIAFEISKEIEKEEEKLEEKEVQQLRRIARKTWAYYEDFAGEENNYLPPDNYQVFPPNELAYRTSPTNIGFLLMSILSARDFGYLSTGDMIDRIDKTMTTIERMDTWKGHLYNWYDTRTLEVLRPYYISTVDSGNFISYLITVKEGLKEYLEKPLIDKKILQGLVDTLLLVESTDRYSLKELLKSETVDLNEFIEKIEMLHATQEIGESGWKRRFDDTVNSFRKELKIFFPSKDMLSSRRKLSNLGDLSLLELRETYANILSKTKNKKEDELAKELLEKVRHIESAINKVNGLIKRMTDVIDAAEFVHLYDPKRHLFSIGYSVDEERLTNAYYDLLASEVRTTSYLAIARKEVPKKHWFKLGRAMSIIEGHRGLVSWTGTMFEYFMPYLVMKNYENTLIEESYATAVKAQKLYCQQRKVPWGISESGYYAFDMALNYQYKAFGIPDLGLKRGLAKDMVISPYSTFLALPFAPKEAMENIHELIKEDLEAEYGFYEAKDYTPRKVTESKNGEVVKSFMAHHQGMIFASLDNFLNNNIMQERFHRDPVVRAGEILLQERIPLRMIITKQYKESVEPLKKEERSYERMVATYSMPENTLPKCHLLSNGRYSVMLTNIGTGYSKMEKLQVTRWREDAIHGKDGTHIFIHNLNSNKLWTTSKEPIVSEPDEYKVKFLQDKVSFLRTDEGIDTHTEVVVSPEDDVEIRKVTLTNHGNETTNIEVTSYFETVLTYQAADVAHPAFSNLFVRTEVLPEYDGLIASRRPREHGQETKWIFHAVTVDGETMGGLEYETNRGAFIGRGRNITNAIGLKQPLSGTAGIVLDPIMSLRKTVKVPAGKSVTISFITGIHNTKEEVIKLVKKYRDYAALQRSFQLAITRSQVEASYLNLKSAEMKLYQEMISSIIYLSPIRRKYENVLKENTKAQSSLWAYGISGDLPIVLATIKSAEDIDTINQLLKAHEYWRVKGLSVDLVILNEDESNYLQPLQQLIHDRVFASQGRYLLDQPGGIFIRSADVIPQEDQVLLYAVARIVIKAEAGFLQNQLEFLQEDAVEKVKVFTKEKQQYLSKDEILDLDYYNGYGGFSKDGRQYIIRLKENLYTPAPWINVVANKDFGFTVSERGSSFTWGENSRENKLTPWSNDPVSDPSGEIVYLRDEETGEVWSITASPIREKESYTIAHGLGYSTFQHHSQGILQELTMFVPKEDTVKINLIKLKNNSNTNRKLTLTYYLRPVMGVSDQVTQQHIVTQKDENTDTVLIRNPYNSDFPGRIAFATVSEKIGSYTCDRQEFIGFEGSLSDPAALKREGFSNKAGAGYDPCVALQVIVNLQANAEREIVCLFGQSENIEEINRMVNQYKNINNSKNALEEVKNYWLELVDTIQVKTPDLSMNLMLNQWLLYQTISCRIWARSAFYQSGGAYGFRDQLQDAMNMVYPLAEATREQILLHCAHQFVEGDVQHWWHPGAGDKGIRTRFSDDLLWLPFAVVEYLHNTGDYSILEEEVQFLEEEPLREHEDERYGIPRISEEKASVYEHCIRAIERGLQFGENGIPLMGSGDWNDGMNTVGNKGKGESVWLGWFLYTILNGFAEVCNRMQEEERSKRYIDFAKKIAEAIEKNAWDGGWYIRAFYDDGSPLGSSQNTECKIDSLAQSWSIISEGGREDRSKKAMEAVEQYLVKKDEGLILLFTPPFDKSEQNPGYIKGYVPGVRENGGQYTHAATWVIKAFAMAGEGDKAWELFNLINPINHTRTSLECATYKLEPYVMAADVYAVSPHTGRGGWSWYTGVSGWMYKVGVESILGLKKNEDKLFIDPCIPKDWQQYEMRYRYKNTYYHITVKNPNGTNHQVKEIQLDGIKVQEEYILLVDDQKEHKVEVML; encoded by the coding sequence ATGTTTCTTAACACAAATAATGGAAAAAGTGAGGATCATAAAAATATATATCTAAAGGATATATTATTAACTCCAGAGGAACTAGAGAAGCATGCAAAAAAGATTGCCAAAAACCATACTGTATTTCATGAAAGTAGATCCTTAAAACATTTGGTGAAGAGATTAGATGAAAACTTTGAGCAAATTACCTTTATATATAAGAGTTTTAATGAGGCCTTAAAACATAAACAAGATTTATCTCCTGCTTCTGAGTGGCTTCTTGATAACTTTTATAAAGTGGAGGAACAAGTAAAAGAAGTAAGACAAAACCTACATAAAGAAAAATTCTTAAAACTTGATACACTGAATAATGGTTTTCTAAAGGGATTTCCAAGAACCTATGCTATTGCTCTAGAATTCGTTGCTCACACGGAAGGAAAATTAGAGGAAAAACTGTTAATGAATTATATTGAGTCTTATCAATCTCAAAGGGTTTTGAAAATCGCTGAGATTTGGTCTCTATCCCTAATGACTCGATGTGCTTTGATCGAAAATATTAGAAGGATTTCTGAAAAAATCTATCATAATCATATAGAATGGGAAAAAGCTGAAAAGGTTGTAGGGTTATCGGAAAAAGAAATTTTACTTGCAGTGAAGGAAAATATTGAGATAGATGGCAGAGGCAATGCTTCTTATGTGGAGCATTTGTTAAGGGTTTTAAGAAGAGAAGGTGTGGAGACGGGGGAAATCATCACCTATCTTGAAAAGAAATTAAAAGATTATAATACCTCTATAAAGGGATTAATTGAAGAAGAACATAGAGAACAGGCAGCAAAAAAAATAGCCATAGGAAACTCTATTACCAGTTTAAATGTTGTTGCTACAATAGACTGGAATGATATTTTTGAAAGTTTGAGTGTGGTAGAAGAAGTTTTAAAGGATGATCCTGCTGGCGTTTATCCTAAATTAGACTTTGATTCTCGAGACTATTATAGGAGTCATGTTGAAAAAATAGCTAAAAAACTAAAGGAACCAGAAACTAGAGTAGCAAGAAAGGCTGTGGAATGTAGTGAAGATGCCAGTCAAACTTATGATGGGGATAAAAGAAAGCATGTAGGATTTTATCTGTTGGATGAGGGAAGAAAAACACTATTTGAGAGTTTAGGTCATGCAGCAGAAAAGGACACTTTCAAAAATAAACCGCTATCCACCTACTTGTTACCTATATCCCTTATTACCGCCTGTATTCTTTTGGCAGCTATTGCCTATAGCTTACGGTTTAGCACAAATGTAGGGGTGCTAATTTTAGCAGGGTTGGTTGTTCTTATTCCCGCCAGCGATATTGCTGTTACCTTCACAAACTGGCTTTTAACACATATGTTTCCTCCTACTCTTCTACCTAGGATTGAGTACAGAGAGGGAATGACAAGTGAGGTTGCCACGCTTGTGGTAGTTCCAACCCTGCTTCCTAATAAAGAAAGAGTAAAGGAAATCATGAGCCAGTTAGAGGTATTTTATCTTGCTAACAAAGAAGATCATCTCTACTTTGCTTTGGCGGGAGATTATAAAGATACCGACCGAATGGAGTTACCAGAGGATCAAGGAATCATTGACGCAGGAATAGCAGCAGCTGAGAAGTTAAATAAAAAGTATGGAAAAGATATTTTTTATTTCTTTCATAGAAAAAGAGAATTTTGTGAGAAACAAAAGAAATGGATGGGATGGGAAAGGAAAAGAGGTGCTCTTGTTGAACTGAATGAACTAATAAAAGGTTCGAAGGAGACATCCTATAAGATTATATCAGGAAATACCGCAAACTTAAGGGAAATCAAATATGTCATTACCATTGATGCAGACACACAGTTGCCTATAGATGCGGCAAAAAAACTGATTGGTATAGCTAGCCATCCATTACACAAACCCATTGTTGATGAAGAAAAAGGAATTGTTGTTGAGGGCTATGGTCTCATACAGCCTAGAATTGGTGTAAATATAGAAAGTACAAACACCTCTTTTTTTACCAAGGTATTTGCAGGGCAAGGAGGAATAGATGCTTACACTGTGGCTAATTCAGATGTTTATCAGGATTTATTTGGAAGAGGAATTTTTACAGGGAAGGGCATCTATCATATAGATACTTTTACTAGCGTTTTAGAGGAAGCTATTCCAGATCATACCGTATTGAGCCATGACTTATTAGAGGGTAGTTACGTAAGGACTGGCTTAGCCACTGATTTTGAATTGATTGACAATTATCCCTCTAAGTATAGTGCTTATATTATGAGATTACACCGATGGGTACGAGGAGACTGGCAGCTTATAAGATGGTTATTCCCCACAGTCAAAAACAGAAGAGGAGAAACTGTAAAAAACCCTCTTAGCCCTTTATCTAAATGGCAAATTGTAGATAACCTGAGAAGAAGTCTTGTGCCTATAGCTTTGCTGTTTTTATTGGCTTTAGGTATGATGGTATTTCCAGGAGCAGCAATTTTTTGGATAGGCATTGGACTGCTTACGATTGCCTTTCCCTTATTAATTAGTCTTTACAACTATCTAAGAGAACAGCATTATAAAGCCATCAACGAAAGGTTAAATGCTGACTTAATTGTGGGATTAAAAGCCAGTCTGTATCAAGCGCTATTAACATTGATTTTTTTGCCTTATCAGGCATATATGATGGGGGATGCTATTGTTCGTACCCTGTATCGTGTTTATATTTCAAAGGAAAATTTATTGGAATGGGTTACTGCAGCTGATGTGGAAAAAAATTTAAAAAATGATCAAAAAAGTTCTATAAAAAGGATGCAAAGCTCTATTCTTATTGCAGGAATAGTTTTCCTTGGGACTTTGTATGCCAATCCTTATTATTTAGTGTATGCTATTCCCCTAGGTATTTTATGGATTGCGGCACCATTTATTGCTTTTGAGATTAGCAAAGAAATAGAGAAAGAGGAAGAAAAATTAGAAGAAAAGGAAGTCCAACAATTACGCAGAATTGCAAGAAAAACCTGGGCGTATTATGAAGATTTTGCAGGAGAAGAAAATAATTATCTTCCACCAGACAATTACCAGGTTTTTCCTCCAAATGAACTGGCCTATAGGACTTCTCCAACAAACATTGGTTTTCTCTTAATGTCGATTCTGTCTGCAAGAGATTTTGGTTATTTATCTACAGGAGACATGATTGATCGTATTGATAAGACCATGACAACGATAGAGAGAATGGACACCTGGAAAGGTCATCTTTATAATTGGTATGATACAAGAACCCTAGAGGTTTTAAGACCCTATTATATATCTACTGTAGATAGCGGCAACTTCATCAGCTATTTAATTACAGTAAAGGAGGGGCTAAAGGAGTACTTAGAAAAACCTCTTATAGATAAAAAAATCCTACAGGGTTTAGTAGATACCCTGCTGTTGGTAGAAAGTACAGATAGGTATTCCCTAAAAGAACTATTAAAAAGCGAAACTGTAGACTTAAATGAATTTATAGAGAAGATTGAAATGCTTCATGCAACCCAAGAAATAGGAGAGTCCGGTTGGAAACGAAGATTTGATGATACGGTAAATAGTTTTAGAAAAGAGTTAAAAATCTTTTTTCCTTCAAAAGACATGTTAAGCAGTCGACGAAAACTATCAAATCTAGGGGACCTGTCTTTGCTGGAGTTAAGGGAAACCTATGCAAATATACTTTCTAAAACAAAGAATAAGAAAGAAGATGAACTTGCTAAGGAACTGCTGGAAAAAGTACGTCATATAGAGAGTGCCATTAATAAAGTAAATGGTTTGATAAAAAGAATGACAGATGTAATAGATGCAGCAGAGTTTGTACATTTATATGATCCTAAAAGACATCTGTTTTCTATTGGATACAGTGTTGATGAAGAGAGACTTACCAACGCTTATTATGACCTATTGGCTTCGGAAGTAAGAACAACCAGTTACTTAGCGATAGCTAGAAAAGAAGTGCCTAAAAAACACTGGTTTAAGCTTGGAAGGGCTATGTCTATCATTGAGGGACACAGAGGTCTGGTGTCTTGGACAGGAACAATGTTTGAGTATTTTATGCCCTACTTGGTAATGAAAAACTATGAAAACACATTGATCGAGGAGAGCTATGCCACTGCTGTAAAAGCACAAAAACTCTACTGTCAACAAAGAAAAGTTCCTTGGGGTATCTCTGAATCTGGATATTATGCCTTTGACATGGCCCTAAACTATCAGTATAAAGCCTTCGGTATACCAGATTTAGGTCTAAAGAGGGGATTAGCAAAGGATATGGTAATCTCGCCGTACTCTACTTTTCTAGCCCTGCCCTTTGCACCGAAGGAGGCTATGGAGAATATTCACGAATTAATCAAAGAAGATTTAGAGGCAGAGTATGGTTTCTATGAGGCAAAGGATTATACACCAAGGAAAGTAACAGAAAGTAAAAATGGCGAGGTTGTAAAAAGCTTTATGGCCCATCACCAAGGTATGATTTTTGCCTCCTTAGACAACTTTTTAAATAACAATATTATGCAGGAAAGATTTCATCGAGATCCTGTTGTTCGAGCAGGAGAAATACTGTTACAGGAACGTATTCCATTGAGAATGATCATTACGAAACAATATAAAGAATCGGTGGAGCCTTTAAAGAAAGAAGAGAGAAGCTACGAAAGAATGGTGGCTACCTATAGTATGCCAGAAAACACCTTACCTAAATGTCATCTCCTATCCAATGGCAGGTATTCGGTGATGCTTACCAATATTGGAACTGGTTACAGCAAAATGGAAAAGTTACAGGTCACCAGATGGAGGGAAGATGCAATCCATGGAAAGGATGGCACACATATTTTTATTCACAACCTTAATAGTAATAAGCTATGGACAACATCCAAGGAGCCTATTGTCTCAGAGCCAGACGAGTATAAGGTGAAGTTTCTTCAAGACAAGGTATCCTTCCTTCGCACTGATGAAGGTATAGACACCCATACAGAAGTTGTTGTATCTCCAGAGGATGATGTAGAGATCAGAAAAGTTACATTGACCAACCATGGAAATGAAACAACCAACATAGAGGTCACTAGTTATTTTGAAACAGTCTTGACATACCAGGCAGCGGACGTTGCTCACCCTGCCTTCAGTAATCTTTTTGTGAGAACAGAGGTATTACCTGAGTATGATGGATTGATCGCCTCTAGAAGACCAAGGGAACATGGTCAGGAAACCAAATGGATTTTCCATGCTGTCACTGTAGACGGCGAAACTATGGGGGGACTTGAATATGAAACCAACAGGGGGGCTTTTATAGGTAGAGGCAGGAATATCACCAATGCTATTGGGCTGAAACAACCGCTAAGCGGCACAGCAGGGATTGTTCTTGATCCCATCATGAGTTTAAGAAAAACCGTAAAAGTGCCAGCAGGTAAATCTGTTACTATCTCCTTTATTACAGGTATTCACAATACTAAGGAGGAAGTCATCAAACTAGTAAAAAAGTACAGAGATTATGCCGCTTTGCAACGTTCTTTCCAATTGGCGATTACTAGAAGTCAAGTAGAAGCCAGCTACTTAAACTTAAAATCAGCGGAGATGAAGCTTTATCAAGAAATGATTTCCTCCATTATTTACTTGAGTCCTATAAGAAGAAAGTACGAGAATGTACTAAAGGAGAATACCAAAGCTCAGTCTAGCCTTTGGGCTTATGGTATATCAGGGGATTTACCTATTGTGTTAGCAACAATTAAAAGTGCAGAGGATATTGATACCATCAACCAGCTGCTAAAAGCACACGAATATTGGAGAGTGAAGGGTTTAAGTGTGGATCTTGTTATATTAAATGAAGATGAGAGTAATTATCTACAACCGTTACAACAGCTAATTCACGATAGGGTTTTTGCAAGTCAGGGGAGATACTTATTGGATCAACCAGGAGGTATTTTTATCCGTAGTGCCGATGTGATACCTCAAGAGGATCAGGTCCTCTTGTATGCTGTAGCTAGAATCGTTATCAAGGCAGAAGCTGGTTTTCTCCAAAATCAATTAGAATTTCTGCAAGAAGATGCTGTAGAAAAGGTGAAAGTTTTTACTAAAGAAAAACAGCAATATTTAAGTAAAGACGAAATCTTAGATTTAGATTACTACAATGGCTACGGAGGATTTAGCAAGGATGGAAGGCAGTATATTATTAGGCTGAAGGAAAACCTCTATACGCCTGCTCCTTGGATTAATGTTGTAGCCAACAAAGATTTTGGTTTTACTGTTTCAGAAAGAGGCTCTAGTTTTACCTGGGGAGAAAACAGTAGAGAAAATAAGCTAACTCCTTGGTCCAATGATCCTGTTTCTGATCCCTCTGGAGAGATTGTCTACCTAAGAGATGAGGAAACTGGGGAAGTCTGGTCCATCACTGCTTCTCCTATCAGGGAAAAGGAGAGCTATACAATTGCCCATGGATTAGGTTACTCAACCTTCCAACATCATAGCCAAGGGATCTTACAAGAACTGACGATGTTTGTTCCCAAGGAGGATACTGTAAAAATAAACCTAATAAAATTAAAAAATAACAGTAATACCAACAGAAAATTGACACTAACCTACTATTTAAGACCAGTGATGGGGGTCAGTGATCAAGTGACGCAGCAGCATATCGTGACACAAAAAGATGAAAACACAGATACAGTGCTTATAAGAAATCCATATAATTCTGACTTCCCAGGTAGAATAGCTTTTGCAACTGTTTCAGAGAAGATAGGCTCTTATACCTGTGACCGACAAGAATTTATAGGTTTCGAAGGAAGTTTAAGTGACCCTGCTGCATTGAAAAGAGAAGGATTTTCTAATAAAGCAGGGGCAGGATATGATCCTTGTGTGGCTCTCCAAGTAATAGTAAACCTTCAGGCAAACGCAGAAAGAGAAATAGTATGCTTGTTTGGTCAAAGTGAAAATATCGAAGAAATCAATAGAATGGTCAATCAATATAAAAATATCAACAACAGCAAAAATGCTTTGGAGGAAGTAAAAAACTATTGGTTGGAGTTGGTGGATACAATTCAAGTAAAAACCCCAGATCTATCCATGAATCTGATGTTAAATCAATGGCTTCTATATCAAACCATATCCTGTAGAATATGGGCAAGATCTGCTTTTTATCAGTCAGGAGGAGCTTACGGGTTTAGAGATCAGCTTCAAGATGCAATGAATATGGTATATCCTTTAGCGGAAGCTACAAGAGAACAAATTTTATTACATTGTGCCCATCAGTTTGTAGAGGGAGATGTACAACACTGGTGGCATCCAGGTGCAGGGGACAAAGGAATACGAACTCGCTTTTCTGACGATTTATTATGGTTGCCCTTTGCTGTAGTAGAATATCTTCATAATACAGGGGACTACAGTATCTTAGAGGAGGAAGTACAGTTCTTAGAGGAAGAACCTTTAAGAGAGCATGAGGATGAAAGATATGGCATACCGAGAATTTCAGAAGAAAAAGCCTCTGTATATGAACACTGTATTAGAGCTATTGAAAGAGGTTTGCAATTTGGAGAAAATGGCATACCTTTAATGGGTTCTGGTGACTGGAACGATGGTATGAATACAGTTGGCAACAAAGGAAAAGGTGAAAGTGTATGGCTAGGTTGGTTTTTATACACCATCCTAAATGGATTTGCTGAAGTCTGTAATAGGATGCAGGAAGAAGAGCGAAGTAAGAGATATATAGACTTTGCTAAAAAGATTGCAGAAGCTATAGAAAAAAATGCTTGGGACGGAGGATGGTATATCCGAGCCTTTTACGATGATGGAAGTCCATTAGGTTCTTCACAAAACACTGAGTGTAAAATTGATTCTTTGGCTCAGTCCTGGTCCATTATTTCTGAAGGCGGCAGAGAGGACCGAAGCAAGAAGGCTATGGAGGCTGTAGAACAATACTTAGTGAAGAAGGATGAAGGGTTAATCCTTCTCTTTACGCCACCTTTTGATAAAAGTGAACAAAATCCTGGTTACATCAAAGGTTATGTTCCTGGGGTAAGAGAAAATGGTGGTCAGTATACCCATGCAGCCACTTGGGTAATTAAAGCCTTCGCCATGGCAGGAGAAGGTGATAAGGCTTGGGAGCTTTTTAATCTTATTAATCCCATCAATCACACCAGAACCTCTCTTGAGTGTGCCACCTATAAACTAGAGCCCTATGTGATGGCGGCAGACGTATATGCTGTCAGTCCTCATACTGGCAGAGGTGGATGGAGCTGGTATACCGGGGTTTCGGGATGGATGTATAAGGTTGGTGTAGAGTCTATACTAGGTCTTAAAAAGAATGAAGACAAACTATTTATTGATCCATGTATACCGAAGGATTGGCAGCAATATGAGATGAGATATAGGTATAAAAACACCTACTACCATATCACTGTAAAGAATCCTAATGGAACAAATCATCAGGTGAAGGAAATTCAACTGGATGGCATTAAAGTGCAGGAGGAATACATCCTTTTAGTAGACGA